The Methanobrevibacter sp. DNA segment CGGTTTCCTTGACTTCAATGATTTGATCATCCAAACCACCAATAACATCATAGGTTACATCAGGTTTGGTGTCAATTTCCATACCGGAAACATTTGCATCCTTTTCAGATGGCAATACTTCAACAACACCGAAGGTTTGTTGATTTAAAGCTACTCTTGAACCTGGTTTCAATAACTTTTCATCCAAGAACTTGGAATAGTTAATGAGGAAACTTGGTCCAGTACTGCTTTTTACAGTCAATCTTGAATCATCAATGACTTCAGTAATGGTAGCCAATATAAGTGGAGGTGATCTGAATCTTTCAACTTCACCTCTTAATGATTTTAACTCTCTTTCTAAACGAATCTTTTCATTTTCAGTTAGAATCTTGTCTTTTTCAAGCTTTCTAACCTTCCACATGAGATTACGTTTGGTTTTTGTATTTTCTGCTTTTAGCAAATCAAGTTCTTTTTGAAGTTCTTCAACAGTTTTAGGCTCATCTACTTCTTTTATTTTAGTAGGGCTTGGGATATTTTGAACTTCATTTGGAGAATCTTCCATAATACACTCCTCCTTTAAATTAGTTATCAACTATATAAATTTTAAATTTAGTTTTCAAATGTACTAATTAATTTTATATCATATTTTTACAACAATTTTACATTTTAAGTATAGATAGAGATTATAATAATTGTTATATATCATAATTCTATTTGAATCTAAATATTCGTAGATTATAAAATAATTTATACATAGTAATATATAAAGTTTTTCTTAATTTAAGTAAGAAAAATAATTTCATTAAAAATTAATCTAAAAAATAGAAAAAAATAGAATATTAATCATGAAAAAATGAAATTGAAATATTGCAAGATTATTTCCTTTTGATCTTTACAATACTTCCTAATGTATTTGGACCTGATGCAGAACTTTTAAATGATTCCAAATCCATTTCATCATATTTTTCAATGATAGTGATGCCCAAAGTCTTTTCGAACTTTTTAGCTAATTTAATGTCCGGTTCCATCTTTCCAGATTCAATTCTGTTGATTACTGAAACCTTTTCATACATCTTAGCACCTAATTCTTCTCTTGTCCAACCTTTAGATTCCCTTGCCTTTCTGATTAATACATTGTAATCTTCTACAAGCTCATCCATAGGTTCTTCTCTGCGTCTTCTTTGAACATTCTGCCTGTTTGCTTGAGGTCTCTTTTGAGGGTTGCCCTTTTTGTTTCTTGAAACGAATTTCCTCTCAAGAGGAGTGTCCTTTTGAACTCTTCCGAATTTAGAACATTCCTTGCAAACTTCTAAAACTGAACCATCTATTTTTGTTCTTATAGGTCTACCTTCTATAGGTTTACCACATATTTCACAATTCATGTTTAAATATATGATTTTTGAATTATTTAATACTTTTTAATTAATTTTAATATCTTATTTACTGAGTTAACTTAAAGATAGACAAGAAAAATGAAAATGAGAATGGTTAAAATTAAAGCTAAAAAATGGTGGAAAATAGCAAAAAAGTGAAGAATTATAAAAAATAGTAAAAAAAATTCAAAATATTTTTGGTCAAGGTTTTTAGCCGAAGTTTAAAAAGCTTGGCAGAAGGCTAAAAAGCTTGGAGTTAATTGTAATCATTTACAGGTTCTTTGCTTCCACTTTTACTGGTCTTATAATCTTTCATTTGGGTTGATTGCCTTTTGCCAGAATAATAGCCCTTGAATATAGGTGCATTGTTCACTGTCTTATTAAGTTCCCTATAATCATCATAGTCATTGCTTATTACAACGATATGTGCCGGAGGATGAATCTTCTTGACTTGAACGATTGCTGTGGAGGTATCCTCTTTAATTCTGAATGCGGTAGCCACCTGTGATTTGGTTCTTAATGGTGCCTTCAATATGTTTTCAACTATCTTATCAGCATATTTTGCATCTATCTTCTTAGGTTTTGTAATTAAGTTCAAATTCGCGTGTCTTTCAAGATCTGCAATTGCATTAAGAATTTTTGAATTGTTTTCTCCTCTAATCAATACCAAAGCCATATTATCCCTATAAACATATAATAAAAAAATAAAAAAATGATTTGTATTATTCAATAATCTATTATTAATTTATATTTTTTTATTTAAATATATTACTATTAAAAACTAATTAAATCCAAAAATAAACACAAATATTTAAAATATTGAATAAAAACAAATGAATATCTAAAAAAATTGAATAATAATTAATTTTAATCAAATAAATAGAAAAATAAATAAGAAACAATAGAAAAACTGAATGAATTAGTAAAAAATTTTAAAAAATCATATGAAAAAAATATAAAAAATGGAAAAAAGTAAAAAATAAAACAGTTAAGAGCTATACTCCTAACAAGTGATAAGAATTTTGGTCCAGGTTCTACGGACTGAAGTCCGTGAAGCTGGTTTATGAAACACGATCTCTGAATGATTTCAACAATCTTGTTCTGAATACCACCAAGACTATTAAAACAAATCCTATTGCTGTCTGAATGGAACCTAAAATTGTAAGCACAATGGAATTGATAGGCAAGTTCCATGCAGGGGAAGTTCTTCCATTAGGCAATGGATTATAATATACACCTACAGCACGAACGTCAGGCTTTACATTCAAATCGCTTGGCTCCACATAGTCAACACCAACAATAAGACCATTGTTGATACCCTTATTTATGGAACCTGCTATAGACGAAGCATTATAACCGTACTTCTTGACTGATGCCTTTACCACTTCGCGGGTAATATCGGACAGGCCGGCCTTTTCACTTCCATAAACGGAAACTGAAACGGCATCCTTGGATATTGTAATCTCATCAATCAGAACATCTGTAGCGGAACGAACCTCCAATTCATGATTGCAGATTGGACAGACATTATAGTTTTCCGCATCAGGATAACCGGTAGCCCAACCACAGTTCAAACATGCTTTGGAGTAGTTTTCATCCATTGGATAACCAGTGGTATTGACTTCCTTCGGTACGAACATGTCTCCAGTGCTGATTAGTGAAACAAGGTTTACTGCACCCCCACCGTATTTCTCACCGGAATCTCTAGCCACTTCTTCCATAGCTTTACCGACGATATAGGTAGCAGGATAACCGTCCCTAATCATTTTGCCGATGTTTACTGCAGTTTCTCTACGTACACGGTCTGCAGTACCTGATTTAGGGTTACCTTCACTGTTCCTTAAGTGAATAATAGCTCCTTTGGAGCCTTGAGGTAATTGTACGACACCACCTTCATGGTGAGTGACTCTAATGGTTCCGGCATCATCCACAACAACAAGATAAGCATTAAAACTTCCTCCAATAGCTGCTCCCATTGAAGGCCCGCCAATAAGCAAACGAATACCCTCAAAACCTCCAGCTAAAGCAGCG contains these protein-coding regions:
- a CDS encoding multiprotein bridging factor aMBF1; this encodes MNCEICGKPIEGRPIRTKIDGSVLEVCKECSKFGRVQKDTPLERKFVSRNKKGNPQKRPQANRQNVQRRRREEPMDELVEDYNVLIRKARESKGWTREELGAKMYEKVSVINRIESGKMEPDIKLAKKFEKTLGITIIEKYDEMDLESFKSSASGPNTLGSIVKIKRK
- a CDS encoding DUF356 domain-containing protein produces the protein MALVLIRGENNSKILNAIADLERHANLNLITKPKKIDAKYADKIVENILKAPLRTKSQVATAFRIKEDTSTAIVQVKKIHPPAHIVVISNDYDDYRELNKTVNNAPIFKGYYSGKRQSTQMKDYKTSKSGSKEPVNDYN